The sequence AAAGATGCACTTCTGTTTTTTCATTATTAATTATCTTAGTCCAGTGAACAGTTGCTGGTCTTTTACTGCAATTTTGACACATCAAAATAACCACCTCCTGTCTGGGATCATCTATTTATGTTTTAAAATTTCCAAGAGGACATTTTTTAATAATGTCGCTCTAACTCTATCTCTTATCGGCAAAGGAATTGGTAGGCTTTCCCGTTCACAACAACTTAATAAAACATCTTTATCCTGCTTTGTAATTATTTCTTCTTCATAGAACCTTCTAATTAAACCACTAGCTTCATTTTGTGATATACTACTCCCTATGAGCTCTGTGATTTTGTATTCTGGATTATAATCAGAAAACTTTAATCTTTTTATCTCTATATATCCGCCTCCACCTCGTCTACTAGTTACTAAATAGCCATTATTTTCTGTAAATCTTGTACTTAATACATAATTGATTTGAGATGGTACACAATTAAATTTATAGGCCAATTCTTTTCTTTTAATACTAACGGATCTATCAGAATTTTTATTTATTAACTCTTTTAAGTATTTTTCAATATTATCAGATAAGTTACTCATACCAATCACCTCTGACCTTTTTTGACCTTCTGACAATATTATACTCTTATTAACCCTTCTGTATGCAAGCTACAATATTTTTGATTAATATTAATTATCTCTTCTGTACACGTATAGAGACTTAAATTCTCTTGTTTTCTTAATTTAATATAAAAATAACCGGGTTTTACCCGGTTAACACATATTATTATCTCCATTAATTCAAATTA comes from Natranaerobius trueperi and encodes:
- a CDS encoding CtsR family transcriptional regulator, whose protein sequence is MSEGQKRSEVIGMSNLSDNIEKYLKELINKNSDRSVSIKRKELAYKFNCVPSQINYVLSTRFTENNGYLVTSRRGGGGYIEIKRLKFSDYNPEYKITELIGSSISQNEASGLIRRFYEEEIITKQDKDVLLSCCERESLPIPLPIRDRVRATLLKNVLLEILKHK